In Choloepus didactylus isolate mChoDid1 chromosome 18, mChoDid1.pri, whole genome shotgun sequence, the genomic stretch aaaaatacctattgcaaactatgtactacagttaacagtattttaacattctttcatcaacagtaacaaatgtattataacaatactaggagtcaataattgaggggggatggttaggggtacgGGAGGAATTGAGCCTTcttttttggctttatttcttttctggagtaatgaaaatgttctaaaaattggaaaagaatattaattgtgatggatgcacagctgtatgatggtactgtgggcaagtGATTGTGCACTATGGATTTAgaaaattgtatgatatgtgaacaatctcaaaattaaatttaaagaaaaaagtgaatgGATGCACTTTCTGGGACCACTGTGAGAGTGACAGAGATGCATTAAGACAGCTCCTGTCATCAGTCTTAAAAGCATAGAAGCAGTGAACACACCTAATAACTGAGTGgcggtttgaagctgtatgtactccagaaaaacatgttcttaaatttaatccattgctgtgggtatgaacccatagCAAGGAGAACCTTTTCATGAGGCTATTTCagctaaggtgtgacccacttcaatcagaatgtgtcttaatcctatcacaGAAATCATTGATAAACAGAACAAAttcagataatgaaagagaaagtcacagctggagcaaccagaagctgaaatcaatggaaccaggaagagaagagagagaccagcagacaccatcatgtgccttgccatgtgacaagctaaggactgAAAGTggtcagcagccagccccagattaCCACAGTCTTGGGGAAAAATTATCatcttgatgacgccttgatttggacattttcccagcctgaaaaccagaagctaatatattcccattttttaagctgGTCCATTTTATGATATTTACCTAAGTTGCCTAGGAAACTTAAACAAATGGTAAAAATTGACATTCAAATAGTGATTTATATGCTTCATAGCACCAGATGACATGTTCCAGTAATGATGTGATAGAGCtggataaatatttctttttataacctGTAGATGTGGAAGAAAATACTGAGACTTTCAAACTCCACTCTGCTCATCAGTATCACAGCTGGGACATGAACCTAGGGTTCTTGTGCTGCTGCTCTGCCAAAAGAGCAATAATGCATGCAAAGTGGTCACTTTGTAAGACTGCAGTCTCATCAATCTGTTACAGGATTTTGGGATGGAGGAATTTTCTGGCTGGAAAAATCAAAGCTGCTTACCTGGAAAGGGTGACACTGGAACTGGATTCCTAAGTGCAATCTAATTATAGATTGTAGTGTTTAATGCATGCATGAACTAACATTCATTATGAGGAAATTCTTTTGCTGAAGAGCTTCCCCAAGGCAGCCTTCATGTCCCGGTTTCTCAGACTATAGATGAAAGGATTTAACATTGGGGTCACTACCAAATACATCACAGTTATCACTGCATCCTCCAGGCTGTGACTGGTCAGAGGGCGGAAATACATGCCCATCACTGTCCCATAATACAAAGAAACAACTGTGAGGTGGGagccacaggtggagaaggctttgagCACACCCTTGGTGGATGGAACCAGTAACACAGTGGTGAAGACCCGAACATAGGAGATGATGATGCATATTAATGGCAAGGAAAAAATCCCAACCCCTAGGTACATCATCTTCACATTAAATTGGATGTCAGAACAGGACAACTTGAGCAAAGTGCTAATATCACAGTAGAAGTTGGCCACTTCCTGGTTGCCACAGAAGGACAGACCAGCTGTGAGTAGAGTGTGGGGGAGGGAATTGGCAATTCCAATCATCCAAGACCCAACAATAAGCAGGAAACAAGTCCTTGGGTTCATAATTGTTGTGTAATGAAGAGGGCAGCTGATGGCTACAGCCCGATCATACGCCATCACAGCTAAGATGAAGCTGTCAGTATTAGCCAAGGAAATCATGAAATACATTTGTGTTATGCATCCCCTGAAGGAGATGGCTCTGCTGCCCAAAAGATGGTTTGTGAGCATCTTAGGAAcggttacagatgagaaaaagatGTCAACGAGGGAGAGGTTGGCAAGGAAAAAGTACATAGGGTTGTGGAGGTGAACATTAGAATGAATGGCCAAGATGATGAGTAGGTTGCCCATCATTGTGGTGGGGtagatgaagaggaagaggatgaaGAAGAAATCTTCCTGAGCCTGCTGGCTGCTAACTCCCAGGAGGATGAAACACAAGGTAGAGGACTGGTTTTCCTTCTTCATGGCTTCTTCAACATGAAAGGGGAGGGAAATGCAGAATTATTAGTGAACATACTGTGTGCAATTAGTCCCCTATCCATCACTTTTGACTCCAATAATCAGATCTCTTATTGCTGCATTTCTAAATCCATACAGAGACAATATGTGAGGAAAAAATTTGCCTTGATATGTGGGACTAACTGTCCTTCACCCCTGGACATTCATGTGCAGGAAATACTCGATTTGTACATCAGTGGTGCTCATTACGTGCTACCCCAGCATCACCACCCAAACACCCAGATTTGaatcattttagaaataattaaCTCTTTGTGCTCCATGTCCTAAACACTTTGTTACACTCAtggaaaaatcataaatatgtgaTAAACACAGTTTATTCATCAATCCATTCAACCTATAAAGAGACAGTCTCTGCTAATAAGTACCTTATAACTTAGTGGATGGCCCTGAATCACAAAGTAATCTTATTATACATGACAAGAAAAGGACAGTACTGAGATTCTTTGACCAAACAATCTTGTGCAAAGGATGTTTTAGTGGAGTTACCAGCCCAGATGATTAGGAACTTGTCCAGTGACCAAACACATATTGAACCAGAGCCCAGGGGGCAACAGGTGTCTACACTATCATTGGGAGATTGTATATCAGATGAGCCATTGTGTTTATTTAGGTCTCAGTAAAACCAACCCAGAGAGTGTCCTCCACATGTGTCCCATTTTCCAACCAGACTTTCACTATCTCCATTGATCAACTTTATCTCTTTTCCAATCCCTAGTCACAGTGCTTTTCTCTTTGGTCTGTTATTtgttttggtcattatttcttttggtGACTCATCTAACTTCATAGGCCTCAGCTACTGCTGTGTCAATGTCTCTCAGTTCTATATCTATAGACTTGATCTCTCTTTCCCATCCTGCCAACATGTTTGGCCAACCCTTTGTTCAGCACATTCAACCTGAGCAAGTTCTGAGGAAGAAAGCTGcgtcttatttatttttaccaccTTTGGAAAAATTAGTGTGGAGTATTGTTTATTGTATGAACAAAggggttttaaaattaatttttttattagagaagttataggatTATAGAATCactatgcagaaaatatagagtgcACCAAGAGGTTAGCACTCAATATTTCTTGAGTTGAATCTGTGTGTATTTCTTGATTTCCCAACATATGGGACACTCATTGGTGCATTCACCACGTTTACTCATCACTTCTACATCAGATCTTGTTTATTACTCATTTAAAAGAACTCTTACTCAACATCTCTATTTACTATCTCACTGCTTTTGCTTACACCATCATTTTCTACACAAAATATTGCATTGCTCACTTTACTGCTTGACTATGCTTTCCCTCCTTTTTGATCCATCTTATAATCTCAGTCCATACTAACTATATTAGAGACTAGTAGCTGCTCACCCAAATGCAAGTTGTTCTCTTCTTCCTGGATGCTCAGCTACCTTGCACTACCCAGGCATTCTTGCAGTGAGGTGTGATTATGTGACTGAGTCTACTCATGGATTGATGTTCTCCTTTTCTGAGCTTCCACCatgttctctttccctttctgccAGCTGGATGCAAATGGCAAGGAGTCGGTCCCATGTTGGAATGAGTCTGTGTGATTCTCCCCAAATTACTTGGAATACCACCCTCTTGAGGCTTTTACAAAGAAGagaattatctttttaattaattaatttatttatttatttaatctttacaagcAAATACTCTCCCTTCCAAATTTTGGCCatacaaaaattggaaaaaaaagttcaaaatggATACATATCACACAGCCTTTggttgtctgaaaaaaaaaatccagaaaattctGTAGGATTTGAGGATGTAAATCAATATGAAGAAATCAAAACTCTTCTTATATTAAGAACTCTagctagaaaatatatttttaaggaaagatccccattcacaataacaatggaaatttacagcatataaaaataattctaacaAGAGGTCCAAACCACTATCAAAAACATTACAAACCTTTgccaaaagtaaaaagacaatatCTAAATGAGTGGGAAATATGCAAAGTTTACAGTTACAAAGACTGAATGAGGTAAAAATGTCAGTGCTACTCCAACTAATCTATGAATttgatgcaatcccaatcaaaataccaatgtttttcttttaaacatggATATTAACAAACTGAACCTTCTTAAAATTCATGTAGGAgaatagagagaaaagaaaaacatggacaatttgaggagaaagaaggagggaagaatTGCCCTCTCAGGTATCCAAGTGTTTTACTAGGGCTTTAGTTGTGTTAATTCAGACAGTGCAGCAGGACAGCCATGGGGACTGACAACTGCCCCATGTAACAGACTAGTGAGCCCACCACAGGCCAAATGTATATTACAAGTTAGCATATGGCAAAGGTTGTTTTTATAATAGGGAAAGAAAGGATGGATTGGCTAGAAAATTTTGCTGGGATGACTGAGTACCTATATAAAAATTAGTATTGAAAACAATTTCTAAAGGATTAATTgtgaatagaaaaatattaaccATTTTAGAGGAAAATGGGTTTATGGTATCATGACAGGAACTGATTTCttcacgccccccccccccccaggaacaaaccctaaaagaaattACTATAAAATTTGTCTACATTAAAATTAACAACATTTGTATGAAAATGACAGAGCAAAGAAGGTGGAAAGAGAAGGCATGGACTGTAAGAGGTATTTGCTATATATACAACCATTAAAGGACTTATATTCAGAACATGTAAGAGTCTtacagaacaataaaaataacaataagacCAAAAACAAAGTAGGAAATAATCAGCAAATACTTGAAGAGGCAAGTGACAAGACAAGAAACTTTATGGCATTAAAGAAATGGATAGATGTTCAATCTCATTAGAAagggagaaatgcaaattaaacaaaTTCAATTTTACATCCATCATTTAGCAAATGTAAAAGTCTGAGAAATTCaagtggaaaaatggaaaataatctgACTTACTGATGGGACTCTAAAGTAGTAGAACCACTttcagaacaattaggcaagctCTCTTAAAGCTGAAAATTCATATACTTCTGACAcagtaatttcacttctaggttAGACCCTAGAGAAAATCTAGCACATGTGGTCAGGAAGATATTCACAAAGATGTGTATTGTCATACAGAAGTCTTACAAACTTTTTAACAATtgaggagtggataaataaattgtgtcaTTTTCAGATGAATAAATTCTGGACAgggttaaaatgaatgaattcacaTGGAAAGTTGAGAAAACATAATGTGATGGAAATAAAGGAAGTTGCCAGAAGGGAAATACTgtatcatataatatatataaatattaatatttaaaataatgcataCATATGTAGTAAAAGTGTAATTCTTGACTGAAAGTATGCTATGTACTTGAGGACAGCAATTATCTATGGGttgagaggggaaaagaaagatttGGATTGGAAAAAGGGGTTTCAACTGTGTGTTtagtgtttattttaaaagatacttttttgataaaatgtCATATATATTAAATCTAGATGATGAGCTCTTGTTGAGtatctctgtttgtctttgtgatgttttaacaatatcataaaaaaaaattaaattgaacacAAAGATTACACAGGTTTTTGGGATAACTGAGTCCAGAGTGTGGCCTTGAGCCAGGAGACTCAATCATGTTACactgaggaaaggagagagaggatggCTTGTAAACAGGTTAGAATAAATGGGAGTTTATTTACACCAGGAAGAGGGATCCAAGGGCCATTATATCAAGCTAAGAGAGATGGATGTAATGGAAGAGAGATTCAGATTAGAGGAGGCAAGGTAGTTAAGTGGATGAAAGTTGGGATAGAACTTAATCTTTTGCTACTTATATTTAGTTGTCCAGGCCACTCCTCCCAGCTCATTATCTTGAGAGCCCCCTCTCTTTGACCCAGTGATGATCTCCAGACTCTCATACCCTTGTTTGAAACTCAAGTAGTCAGCCCAGTTCTAGCAGTTTTCTCTCTCCACATCTGGTCACCCACCTTCCAACATAACCTCAACATGAGACAATCTGTGCATACTTTCAATTTCCTATTTGTGGGTAGCTAAGGGATATCAGAGAAATCACATAAGCTTGGGGGTAGAATTCATGATCCTCAATACCATTTGTTCCCAGAAATTTCTTCTGCAATCCTGCTTCTCTCTATTCTCCACCACCATGCATCAATATCTTTTGCCCCTCACCTGAAACTCACCACAGCTCTCTAAATAGAAACTCTCCCAGGATCCTGGCTGTCCCTTTCCTCATCACTGAGAAATATTACTCCAATGCAGGAGTATTTCCTTTACATTCTTCTCTGCACATAGTTTCCACCATCTCCTTCCTtcagaagaaaaatgtatatctacCCAGTATGCTCTTGCTCCgattccctctctttcttctgcAATTTTGCCTCATCATTCTTCAGTGGCAGCCTTTGAACTTTCTCCAATACCTACCTCAactctttctctttcccactaACTGATCAACATATTATAGACTGTCAATCATGAAATGAATCTTCCTTAATCCTGAAACCCTTTCTAGCTACCAACAAACATCTTAGCTCTGTCCTTCCTTTATCAGGCAGGCTTATTCATAGAGATGTCTGCTTACTGCCATAATTATACTTACAAAATGCAATTGGATTTTGTCTGTCTCCTAAAGTGACTCACTATCTGCCCATCAGCTTATAGTTGAAGTCCAAATTAATTATCATAAGGAAAAACTCAAGGACAAAGAGTTCAAAGAATGGAGAGTAAATTTAGGTAAAAAATATGTCATATATCTTTCTCAAAAGCAGAAGAGTTGGGCAGAGGAGTTAGTAGAAAACAACCTGGAAAGGAATTTTAGGTGTACATTTTGAGAGTTTTGAGACATAGCAAGGactttgaacatgttttcattagGTACTAAGGGTTAACATAGTTGATATGGGTTGCACAAATGATTTCCAGTAATAGATGTAACTTTTTGTTTAATATAAATCAACATGtagacatataaaataaattagtgaTGTTAGGGTAACACTTTAAAGTGATAATCTTGTGCAAGGAGAATcacaagctgattttaaaaatgcagctaAAGAATGTAAGAAAAAGCAGCACAAGAAGTGATGTAATTAGTGtgggaaataaagaaacagaaaaggactCAGAGAAGGGGGGTTTCTGAGCACAGGGATGTAGGGTTGAGATCCACAGTGCCCATGTCATGGTTCATAATGGGCAGGGATGATTTCTGCTGAGACTGTGCAGAAAGAGGTAAAAGAACTTTAGGTTGCCGGGGGAGGAGCAGGGGGCACAGCCACATGACACAGAGGAAGAGTGAGGGCCTTGAGTTTACTGTACAGAAGCTAGAGTCCCAGGCAATGCTCTGCCACTAAAAGTCTCCTTCCTGGGAAGTGTTTGTGTTCCATTGTCTCTCACATGAGTATGATGGTGCTGATGACAGTTTTGCAGGACAGAAGAGGCATGTGGGGGCATCTGGGGGAAGCAGACAAGACCTGACTTTTGAGTGATTAGAGACCTCCCTGATAGTTCACTGCATCATTGTATTGAcaatcaaataatttattttctgaagaGCTGTGAATTGGCACCACTAATTATGAATGGAAGACCCTTTGTAGTTCCTCTCTAAGAGGACAAATACAGAGAGCCTAACACATATACCCAatggcacacacacacccagtatTACTTCAGGAGCCAGAGCTTAGGAGTGAGATATCCTAACCATTACTACCCCTTCATGATCTTGTTTTTGTAAACAAGAGCTCAAGGAGAAGACTTGTCAGATTAGATCTCCAGCCTTGCTTTCAGTATTCCTAGTTTCATCATTTTCATCACTGGTGCTAGAGTGTGTAAGAAGGAGGGAAATCTGGGTGGTCTGACATTGGAGGGGGACAACAGAGGGGGTATTTCTCCTTACCCTCTTTGCGTTTATCCCCATATCTCGTTAACTTTGGCAATTTGGGTTCTGGTTTTATGCTAAGATTCAAGTCTTGGCTTTGCCATGACCTGTCTTGGTGACTTTAGGCAATTCATTTCACCATTCTTTTCAACTGATACAACAACATAACAATTCTACTTACCCCCTGGGGTTTTGTCAGGGCCAAAGGAAATAATGTATGGCATGCAGttgctggcacatagtaagtgctggTCACAAGCTAGCTACCCACTGATACTGCTTTCATGAAGACTCATTTCTTCAATGTCCTCTGTCCCTAACAGGTGAGTCTGTGCTGAGCTCAAGTGAAGTCAAAAAGGTTAGGTCCATGGCCTTTACTCCTCTACCACAAATAAGGAACTTAGAGCTAGCTGATCTAGCACCTGCCAGCAGTACCTTTGAGGGGATGCATGCTGAATAAAGGGCCCAGAGTCAGCTTGGAGAGTGGATCCCTACCTGGTTTTCTCTTCCTGATGTTGAGGAGACAGGACTGAGATGGTCAGAAAGGACAAGGTCTGAGATTTCCAGCTGTGCAGAGGAGTGGGCATGTGGTCAAGGAAACTGGATTGTAGATTCCTCCTCAAGGAAGCTGGGTAGTCACAGCATAGAGCTATTTGGAAATATCCATCAAGTTATAAAGTCTCTTGAATCCCAACTCCCCCAGGTCTGCATTCAGGCCAATTCACAGCAATTGCTGGGATTCATTTTCACTCTCCTCCAGCTGGGTCCTCAGGGAATGCAGTGCCTGTCAGGAGTAATAATTTCCAGAGGTTTTTCCAGAGCAAGGATTGGCTAGTGGGTTTGAGGAGAGTGTGTCCCCAGGTCCAAGCCCAGAGTGGCTTTTCTAGAATCTTTGATGAGTATGGGCACTTGTCTTCTCTGTTCAGCACAAACTCTTTGGAGTGCCAAGGACTTCAGTACAATTGATCTCCTAGCCTTTCTTCCTGCCCATGCTGAAGCCTTCTGGTATAAAGTGTagtaaagagaaagaattttgttttgcttttaatctaGGATCTAGTCAGATACTAGATTATAATAATACTAGATAAAAATCAATACTGTTCCTATATCAAGAATAATTAGTCAGAAATTATACTTCCTTTTATCTAGTCTCCTGATAGTGGTgtcttaatttttatattcttggAGATAGAAAGAGTTTAGATGTTATCTTGTGCATTTTGAGATTACATCTATGTGTCACTTTTATAACAACCCAGAATAATGGTCATTGTCCTATAATCTGGGATGTCCTGTGGGGGAAGGTCATGACCTTTCTGTAGAGGACCATCATAAGGACTGTGTACTGTGGTTGGGTTTGAGTCACACTCTGACACagtaattcagttttttttttttacttactcacCATACTTACTCCCTGTAAAACTGGAATACCAAGAACAACAATAACATTATAAGAAAATCTTCATAAAGTTGTTATACAGATCAAATGATATGATATCTGAAAAGTTCTTAAACATTTGTTTTGAACAACAGCTAGTAAATGTTAATTGTTATTTCACTACCTCCTCCTATactaaacatttaatttttagaatcttaaaatgtaatagagtatgccctgcagggttttggaattgtttgcaacctgtgacccctgtttttcttccaa encodes the following:
- the LOC119514336 gene encoding olfactory receptor 1A1-like; protein product: MKKENQSSTLCFILLGVSSQQAQEDFFFILFLFIYPTTMMGNLLIILAIHSNVHLHNPMYFFLANLSLVDIFFSSVTVPKMLTNHLLGSRAISFRGCITQMYFMISLANTDSFILAVMAYDRAVAISCPLHYTTIMNPRTCFLLIVGSWMIGIANSLPHTLLTAGLSFCGNQEVANFYCDISTLLKLSCSDIQFNVKMMYLGVGIFSLPLICIIISYVRVFTTVLLVPSTKGVLKAFSTCGSHLTVVSLYYGTVMGMYFRPLTSHSLEDAVITVMYLVVTPMLNPFIYSLRNRDMKAALGKLFSKRISS